A window of the Diorhabda carinulata isolate Delta chromosome 1, icDioCari1.1, whole genome shotgun sequence genome harbors these coding sequences:
- the LOC130898411 gene encoding epidermal growth factor receptor substrate 15-like 1 isoform X5: MAALPSPTQVAGNNSAIYEAYYNVVDPKGYGTVGGMEAARFLKKSGLSDVILSKIWDMSDPGGRGCLDKTGIFIALKLVALVQNGHDLNISNINMDIPPPKMGDVPLPKPSKPPPPRSSLITSNIQTSVDWTIKPSERDKYDKLFDSLQPANGLIPGNKVKNLLMESKLPFLTLGKIWDLADQDKDGMLNRHEFVVAMHLVYKALDRYAIPTTLPPELLEQVSAKTSTLAKNKEAVKTDLPPLTIPTSISPIPTKTVSHMAPIPPLLNWVVSNEEKEKSDALFMKSDIDKDGFVNGHEIKDIFLQSGVPQPILAHIWALCDIKQIGKLNDEQFALAMWLIARCLKGIEPPVTLTAEMVPPSFRNSKPIDGLVENNNTRYSNPELDMITKDIEELSREKLLLETDITQKEADLKIKSGEIKSLQSELDTLAATLKQLENQKGEAQKRLNDLKAQVDKLRVQAAEQAEMVKTQETELNSKKEQLEGLRAEEERLEKQKAESINKLKTLSLSLQDTQLSISQAKALITQLQEQTRQMNDAISACDSTIETNDISQIPDGLLKIKPEFRNSEYKKILDEETKTQNGFDIDPFSNQNGHSSVGFDVDPFQNDPFKKQDAFSNDQFSVKFSETNNTFSSDPFGGSFSTNSGQDDPFNAFDNPQNKSATTEADKDPFGCDPFAILHAPTRDGSAPPRPSSPSPALPPKKSKNPPPRPAPPRPQPPNLKKSQQADAFGSDPFGNRGGFADFSDFDAKFNDKPIAKVQAQSSSVLDFTDDPFQNYRYEDPCNITFDDEQPAPVKKIEEKEKFDPFGLDGRQSVPLPSSDPFVDSSGRASAPTITETFSEDQQLAWAARESIKLEEDRRKRQLQEQADLELAISLSKAESKQV, encoded by the exons ATGGCTGCGTTGCCGTCTCCTACACAG GTAGCAGGAAATAATAGTGCCATATATGAAGCTTATTATAATGTG gTTGATCCAAAAGGCTATGGAACCGTTGGTGGTATGGAAGCTGCTCGTTTCCTCAAGAAGTCTGGATTAAGTGATGTTATTCTTTCTAAAATATGGGACATGTCAGATCCTGGCGGGAGAGGTTGCTTGGATAAAACAGGAATATTCATTGCTTTGAAATTAGTTGCTTTGGTTCAAAATGGACATGATTTGAATATATCCAATATTAATATGGATATTCCACCTCCTAAAATG gGAGATGTTCCCTTACCTAAACCTTCTAAACCTCCACCTCCAAGAAGCTCTTTAATCACATCCAACATACAAACATCTGTAGACTGGACTATAAAACCTTCAGAAAGAGATAAATATGATAAGCTATTCGATTCATTGCAACCCGCAAACGGACTAATCCCTGGAAATAAG gTCAAAAATCTCTTAATGGAGTCAAAACTACCATTTTTAACTTTAGGAAAAATTTGGGATCTAGCTGATCAAGATAAAGATGGTATGCTAAATAGGCATGAATTTGTAGTG GCCATGCATTTAGTTTACAAAGCTCTTGATAGGTATGCTATTCCTACCACTTTACCTCCCGAACTATTGGAACAAGTATCTGCAAAAACAAGCACTTTGGCTAAAAATAAAGAAGCTGTTAAAACTGATCTTCCGCCTTTGACAATACCAACATCAATATCTCCCATACCAACCAAAACAGTTTCTCATATGGCACCTATACCACCACTTCTGAATTGGGTAGTATCCaatgaagaaaaagagaaaTCAGATGCTCTTTTTATGAAAAGTGATATTGACAAGGACGGTTTTGTGAATGGACATGAaattaaagatatatttttgcaGTCTGGAGTACCACAACCAATTTTAGCTCATATCTG GGCCCTTTGTGATATTAAACAAATTGGTAAACTAAACGATGAACAATTTGCATTGGCTATGTGGCTGATTGCTAGATGCTTAAAAGGCATTGAACCTCCTGTCACTTTAACAGCTGAAATGGTACCTCCCAGTTTTCGTAATAGCAAACCAATAGATGGCCTTgtg gaaaataataatactaGGTACTCAAATCCAGAATTAGACATGATTACCAAAGATATAGAAGAACTATCTAGAGAAAAATTACTATTAGAGACAGATATTACACAGAAAGAGGCTGACCTAAAAATTAAGAGTGGAGAAATAAAGAGTCTTCAAAGTGAATTAGATACTTTGGCGGCTACTTTGAAACAATTAGAAAATCAGAAAGGAGAAGCACAAAAACGACTTAACGATTTGAAAGCACAG GTTGACAAGTTAAGAGTTCAAGCTGCAGAACAAGCAGAAATGGTGAAAACTCAGGAAACTGAATTGAATAGTAAAAAAGAACAATTAGAAGGACTTCGTGCAGAAGAAGAACGTTTAGAAAAACAAAAGGCagaaagtataaataaattgaaaactctTTCTCTGAGTTTACAAGATACACAATTGAGTATCAGTCAG GCAAAAGCTTTGATAACACAACTACAAGAACAAACACGACAAATGAATGATGCTATTTCAGCATGTGATTCCACAATTGAGACAAATGATATTTCCCAAATACCCGACGGTCTACTTAAAATCAAACCTGAATTTAGGAATTCTGAATATAAGAAGATTTTGGATGAAGAAACAAAGACTCAg aaTGGATTTGATATTGACCCATTCAGTAACCAAAATGGTCATTCTTCTGTTGGATTTGATGTAGATCCTTTTCAAAACG ATCCTTTCAAGAAGCAGGATGCTTTTTCCAACGATCAGTTCTCTGTTAAATTTTCGGAAACGAAC aatacgtTCTCCTCGGATCCTTTTGGAGGTTCATTTTCGACAAATAGTGGACAAGATGATCCCTTTAATGCATTTGATAATCCTCAAAATAAATCTGCAACCACAGag gcTGATAAAGATCCATTTGGTTGTGATCCTTTTGCAATATTGCATGCACCAACAAGAGATGGTTCGGCTCCACCCCGACCCAGCAGTCCTAGTCCCGCTTTACCTCCTAAGAAGAGTAAAAACCCTCCGCCGCGACCTGCTCCGCCTAGGCCACAACcaccaaacttgaaaaaatctCAACAAGCTGACGCCTTTGGTAGTGATCCTTTCGGAAACAGAGGTGGATTTGCTGATTTTTCGGATTTTGATGCTAAG TTTAATGATAAGCCGATTGCAAAGGTCCAAGCACAGTCTTCTAGTGTTCTCGATTTTACCGATGACCCATTTCAAAATTATCGGTACGAGGATCCATGTAACATTACATTCGATGACGAGCAGCCAGCCCCTGTTAAGAAGATCgaagagaaagaaaaattcgACCCTTTTGGCCTGGATGGTCGTCAATCAGTACCTTTACCTAGTAGCGATCCATTTGTTGATTCTAGTGGTAGAGCTTCTGCGCCCACCATTACTGAAACGTTTAGTGAGGACCAACAGTTAGCGTGGGCTGCTAGAGAAAGTATTAAATTAGAAGAAGATAGACGAAAAAGGCAATTGCAGGAGCAGGCTGATCTAGAATTAGCCATAAGTTTAAGTAAAGCCGAGAGCAAACAGGTATAG
- the LOC130898411 gene encoding epidermal growth factor receptor substrate 15-like 1 isoform X1: protein MAALPSPTQVAGNNSAIYEAYYNVVDPKGYGTVGGMEAARFLKKSGLSDVILSKIWDMSDPGGRGCLDKTGIFIALKLVALVQNGHDLNISNINMDIPPPKMGDVPLPKPSKPPPPRSSLITSNIQTSVDWTIKPSERDKYDKLFDSLQPANGLIPGNKVKNLLMESKLPFLTLGKIWDLADQDKDGMLNRHEFVVAMHLVYKALDRYAIPTTLPPELLEQVSAKTSTLAKNKEAVKTDLPPLTIPTSISPIPTKTVSHMAPIPPLLNWVVSNEEKEKSDALFMKSDIDKDGFVNGHEIKDIFLQSGVPQPILAHIWALCDIKQIGKLNDEQFALAMWLIARCLKGIEPPVTLTAEMVPPSFRNSKPIDGLVENNNTRYSNPELDMITKDIEELSREKLLLETDITQKEADLKIKSGEIKSLQSELDTLAATLKQLENQKGEAQKRLNDLKAQKSQVDGEIESVNKEFEDQSAKVDKLRVQAAEQAEMVKTQETELNSKKEQLEGLRAEEERLEKQKAESINKLKTLSLSLQDTQLSISQAKALITQLQEQTRQMNDAISACDSTIETNDISQIPDGLLKIKPEFRNSEYKKILDEETKTQNGFDIDPFSNQNGHSSVGFDVDPFQNDPFKKQDAFSNDQFSVKFSETNNTFSSDPFGGSFSTNSGQDDPFNAFDNPQNKSATTEADKDPFGCDPFAILHAPTRDGSAPPRPSSPSPALPPKKSKNPPPRPAPPRPQPPNLKKSQQADAFGSDPFGNRGGFADFSDFDAKFNDKPIAKVQAQSSSVLDFTDDPFQNYRYEDPCNITFDDEQPAPVKKIEEKEKFDPFGLDGRQSVPLPSSDPFVDSSGRASAPTITETFSEDQQLAWAARESIKLEEDRRKRQLQEQADLELAISLSKAESKQTSSYVIIFNDEK, encoded by the exons ATGGCTGCGTTGCCGTCTCCTACACAG GTAGCAGGAAATAATAGTGCCATATATGAAGCTTATTATAATGTG gTTGATCCAAAAGGCTATGGAACCGTTGGTGGTATGGAAGCTGCTCGTTTCCTCAAGAAGTCTGGATTAAGTGATGTTATTCTTTCTAAAATATGGGACATGTCAGATCCTGGCGGGAGAGGTTGCTTGGATAAAACAGGAATATTCATTGCTTTGAAATTAGTTGCTTTGGTTCAAAATGGACATGATTTGAATATATCCAATATTAATATGGATATTCCACCTCCTAAAATG gGAGATGTTCCCTTACCTAAACCTTCTAAACCTCCACCTCCAAGAAGCTCTTTAATCACATCCAACATACAAACATCTGTAGACTGGACTATAAAACCTTCAGAAAGAGATAAATATGATAAGCTATTCGATTCATTGCAACCCGCAAACGGACTAATCCCTGGAAATAAG gTCAAAAATCTCTTAATGGAGTCAAAACTACCATTTTTAACTTTAGGAAAAATTTGGGATCTAGCTGATCAAGATAAAGATGGTATGCTAAATAGGCATGAATTTGTAGTG GCCATGCATTTAGTTTACAAAGCTCTTGATAGGTATGCTATTCCTACCACTTTACCTCCCGAACTATTGGAACAAGTATCTGCAAAAACAAGCACTTTGGCTAAAAATAAAGAAGCTGTTAAAACTGATCTTCCGCCTTTGACAATACCAACATCAATATCTCCCATACCAACCAAAACAGTTTCTCATATGGCACCTATACCACCACTTCTGAATTGGGTAGTATCCaatgaagaaaaagagaaaTCAGATGCTCTTTTTATGAAAAGTGATATTGACAAGGACGGTTTTGTGAATGGACATGAaattaaagatatatttttgcaGTCTGGAGTACCACAACCAATTTTAGCTCATATCTG GGCCCTTTGTGATATTAAACAAATTGGTAAACTAAACGATGAACAATTTGCATTGGCTATGTGGCTGATTGCTAGATGCTTAAAAGGCATTGAACCTCCTGTCACTTTAACAGCTGAAATGGTACCTCCCAGTTTTCGTAATAGCAAACCAATAGATGGCCTTgtg gaaaataataatactaGGTACTCAAATCCAGAATTAGACATGATTACCAAAGATATAGAAGAACTATCTAGAGAAAAATTACTATTAGAGACAGATATTACACAGAAAGAGGCTGACCTAAAAATTAAGAGTGGAGAAATAAAGAGTCTTCAAAGTGAATTAGATACTTTGGCGGCTACTTTGAAACAATTAGAAAATCAGAAAGGAGAAGCACAAAAACGACTTAACGATTTGAAAGCACAG AAATCACAGGTGGATGGGGAAATAGAAAGCGTTAATAAAGAGTTTGAAGATCAGTCAGCAAAG GTTGACAAGTTAAGAGTTCAAGCTGCAGAACAAGCAGAAATGGTGAAAACTCAGGAAACTGAATTGAATAGTAAAAAAGAACAATTAGAAGGACTTCGTGCAGAAGAAGAACGTTTAGAAAAACAAAAGGCagaaagtataaataaattgaaaactctTTCTCTGAGTTTACAAGATACACAATTGAGTATCAGTCAG GCAAAAGCTTTGATAACACAACTACAAGAACAAACACGACAAATGAATGATGCTATTTCAGCATGTGATTCCACAATTGAGACAAATGATATTTCCCAAATACCCGACGGTCTACTTAAAATCAAACCTGAATTTAGGAATTCTGAATATAAGAAGATTTTGGATGAAGAAACAAAGACTCAg aaTGGATTTGATATTGACCCATTCAGTAACCAAAATGGTCATTCTTCTGTTGGATTTGATGTAGATCCTTTTCAAAACG ATCCTTTCAAGAAGCAGGATGCTTTTTCCAACGATCAGTTCTCTGTTAAATTTTCGGAAACGAAC aatacgtTCTCCTCGGATCCTTTTGGAGGTTCATTTTCGACAAATAGTGGACAAGATGATCCCTTTAATGCATTTGATAATCCTCAAAATAAATCTGCAACCACAGag gcTGATAAAGATCCATTTGGTTGTGATCCTTTTGCAATATTGCATGCACCAACAAGAGATGGTTCGGCTCCACCCCGACCCAGCAGTCCTAGTCCCGCTTTACCTCCTAAGAAGAGTAAAAACCCTCCGCCGCGACCTGCTCCGCCTAGGCCACAACcaccaaacttgaaaaaatctCAACAAGCTGACGCCTTTGGTAGTGATCCTTTCGGAAACAGAGGTGGATTTGCTGATTTTTCGGATTTTGATGCTAAG TTTAATGATAAGCCGATTGCAAAGGTCCAAGCACAGTCTTCTAGTGTTCTCGATTTTACCGATGACCCATTTCAAAATTATCGGTACGAGGATCCATGTAACATTACATTCGATGACGAGCAGCCAGCCCCTGTTAAGAAGATCgaagagaaagaaaaattcgACCCTTTTGGCCTGGATGGTCGTCAATCAGTACCTTTACCTAGTAGCGATCCATTTGTTGATTCTAGTGGTAGAGCTTCTGCGCCCACCATTACTGAAACGTTTAGTGAGGACCAACAGTTAGCGTGGGCTGCTAGAGAAAGTATTAAATTAGAAGAAGATAGACGAAAAAGGCAATTGCAGGAGCAGGCTGATCTAGAATTAGCCATAAGTTTAAGTAAAGCCGAGAGCAAACAG ACTTCCTcttatgtaataatatttaacgaTGAAAAATAA
- the LOC130898411 gene encoding epidermal growth factor receptor substrate 15-like 1 isoform X3, whose amino-acid sequence MAALPSPTQVAGNNSAIYEAYYNVVDPKGYGTVGGMEAARFLKKSGLSDVILSKIWDMSDPGGRGCLDKTGIFIALKLVALVQNGHDLNISNINMDIPPPKMGDVPLPKPSKPPPPRSSLITSNIQTSVDWTIKPSERDKYDKLFDSLQPANGLIPGNKVKNLLMESKLPFLTLGKIWDLADQDKDGMLNRHEFVVAMHLVYKALDRYAIPTTLPPELLEQVSAKTSTLAKNKEAVKTDLPPLTIPTSISPIPTKTVSHMAPIPPLLNWVVSNEEKEKSDALFMKSDIDKDGFVNGHEIKDIFLQSGVPQPILAHIWALCDIKQIGKLNDEQFALAMWLIARCLKGIEPPVTLTAEMVPPSFRNSKPIDGLVENNNTRYSNPELDMITKDIEELSREKLLLETDITQKEADLKIKSGEIKSLQSELDTLAATLKQLENQKGEAQKRLNDLKAQVDKLRVQAAEQAEMVKTQETELNSKKEQLEGLRAEEERLEKQKAESINKLKTLSLSLQDTQLSISQAKALITQLQEQTRQMNDAISACDSTIETNDISQIPDGLLKIKPEFRNSEYKKILDEETKTQNGFDIDPFSNQNGHSSVGFDVDPFQNDPFKKQDAFSNDQFSVKFSETNNTFSSDPFGGSFSTNSGQDDPFNAFDNPQNKSATTEADKDPFGCDPFAILHAPTRDGSAPPRPSSPSPALPPKKSKNPPPRPAPPRPQPPNLKKSQQADAFGSDPFGNRGGFADFSDFDAKFNDKPIAKVQAQSSSVLDFTDDPFQNYRYEDPCNITFDDEQPAPVKKIEEKEKFDPFGLDGRQSVPLPSSDPFVDSSGRASAPTITETFSEDQQLAWAARESIKLEEDRRKRQLQEQADLELAISLSKAESKQTSSYVIIFNDEK is encoded by the exons ATGGCTGCGTTGCCGTCTCCTACACAG GTAGCAGGAAATAATAGTGCCATATATGAAGCTTATTATAATGTG gTTGATCCAAAAGGCTATGGAACCGTTGGTGGTATGGAAGCTGCTCGTTTCCTCAAGAAGTCTGGATTAAGTGATGTTATTCTTTCTAAAATATGGGACATGTCAGATCCTGGCGGGAGAGGTTGCTTGGATAAAACAGGAATATTCATTGCTTTGAAATTAGTTGCTTTGGTTCAAAATGGACATGATTTGAATATATCCAATATTAATATGGATATTCCACCTCCTAAAATG gGAGATGTTCCCTTACCTAAACCTTCTAAACCTCCACCTCCAAGAAGCTCTTTAATCACATCCAACATACAAACATCTGTAGACTGGACTATAAAACCTTCAGAAAGAGATAAATATGATAAGCTATTCGATTCATTGCAACCCGCAAACGGACTAATCCCTGGAAATAAG gTCAAAAATCTCTTAATGGAGTCAAAACTACCATTTTTAACTTTAGGAAAAATTTGGGATCTAGCTGATCAAGATAAAGATGGTATGCTAAATAGGCATGAATTTGTAGTG GCCATGCATTTAGTTTACAAAGCTCTTGATAGGTATGCTATTCCTACCACTTTACCTCCCGAACTATTGGAACAAGTATCTGCAAAAACAAGCACTTTGGCTAAAAATAAAGAAGCTGTTAAAACTGATCTTCCGCCTTTGACAATACCAACATCAATATCTCCCATACCAACCAAAACAGTTTCTCATATGGCACCTATACCACCACTTCTGAATTGGGTAGTATCCaatgaagaaaaagagaaaTCAGATGCTCTTTTTATGAAAAGTGATATTGACAAGGACGGTTTTGTGAATGGACATGAaattaaagatatatttttgcaGTCTGGAGTACCACAACCAATTTTAGCTCATATCTG GGCCCTTTGTGATATTAAACAAATTGGTAAACTAAACGATGAACAATTTGCATTGGCTATGTGGCTGATTGCTAGATGCTTAAAAGGCATTGAACCTCCTGTCACTTTAACAGCTGAAATGGTACCTCCCAGTTTTCGTAATAGCAAACCAATAGATGGCCTTgtg gaaaataataatactaGGTACTCAAATCCAGAATTAGACATGATTACCAAAGATATAGAAGAACTATCTAGAGAAAAATTACTATTAGAGACAGATATTACACAGAAAGAGGCTGACCTAAAAATTAAGAGTGGAGAAATAAAGAGTCTTCAAAGTGAATTAGATACTTTGGCGGCTACTTTGAAACAATTAGAAAATCAGAAAGGAGAAGCACAAAAACGACTTAACGATTTGAAAGCACAG GTTGACAAGTTAAGAGTTCAAGCTGCAGAACAAGCAGAAATGGTGAAAACTCAGGAAACTGAATTGAATAGTAAAAAAGAACAATTAGAAGGACTTCGTGCAGAAGAAGAACGTTTAGAAAAACAAAAGGCagaaagtataaataaattgaaaactctTTCTCTGAGTTTACAAGATACACAATTGAGTATCAGTCAG GCAAAAGCTTTGATAACACAACTACAAGAACAAACACGACAAATGAATGATGCTATTTCAGCATGTGATTCCACAATTGAGACAAATGATATTTCCCAAATACCCGACGGTCTACTTAAAATCAAACCTGAATTTAGGAATTCTGAATATAAGAAGATTTTGGATGAAGAAACAAAGACTCAg aaTGGATTTGATATTGACCCATTCAGTAACCAAAATGGTCATTCTTCTGTTGGATTTGATGTAGATCCTTTTCAAAACG ATCCTTTCAAGAAGCAGGATGCTTTTTCCAACGATCAGTTCTCTGTTAAATTTTCGGAAACGAAC aatacgtTCTCCTCGGATCCTTTTGGAGGTTCATTTTCGACAAATAGTGGACAAGATGATCCCTTTAATGCATTTGATAATCCTCAAAATAAATCTGCAACCACAGag gcTGATAAAGATCCATTTGGTTGTGATCCTTTTGCAATATTGCATGCACCAACAAGAGATGGTTCGGCTCCACCCCGACCCAGCAGTCCTAGTCCCGCTTTACCTCCTAAGAAGAGTAAAAACCCTCCGCCGCGACCTGCTCCGCCTAGGCCACAACcaccaaacttgaaaaaatctCAACAAGCTGACGCCTTTGGTAGTGATCCTTTCGGAAACAGAGGTGGATTTGCTGATTTTTCGGATTTTGATGCTAAG TTTAATGATAAGCCGATTGCAAAGGTCCAAGCACAGTCTTCTAGTGTTCTCGATTTTACCGATGACCCATTTCAAAATTATCGGTACGAGGATCCATGTAACATTACATTCGATGACGAGCAGCCAGCCCCTGTTAAGAAGATCgaagagaaagaaaaattcgACCCTTTTGGCCTGGATGGTCGTCAATCAGTACCTTTACCTAGTAGCGATCCATTTGTTGATTCTAGTGGTAGAGCTTCTGCGCCCACCATTACTGAAACGTTTAGTGAGGACCAACAGTTAGCGTGGGCTGCTAGAGAAAGTATTAAATTAGAAGAAGATAGACGAAAAAGGCAATTGCAGGAGCAGGCTGATCTAGAATTAGCCATAAGTTTAAGTAAAGCCGAGAGCAAACAG ACTTCCTcttatgtaataatatttaacgaTGAAAAATAA
- the LOC130898411 gene encoding epidermal growth factor receptor substrate 15-like 1 isoform X6: protein MAALPSPTQVAGNNSAIYEAYYNVVDPKGYGTVGGMEAARFLKKSGLSDVILSKIWDMSDPGGRGCLDKTGIFIALKLVALVQNGHDLNISNINMDIPPPKMGDVPLPKPSKPPPPRSSLITSNIQTSVDWTIKPSERDKYDKLFDSLQPANGLIPGNKVKNLLMESKLPFLTLGKIWDLADQDKDGMLNRHEFVVAMHLVYKALDRYAIPTTLPPELLEQVSAKTSTLAKNKEAVKTDLPPLTIPTSISPIPTKTVSHMAPIPPLLNWVVSNEEKEKSDALFMKSDIDKDGFVNGHEIKDIFLQSGVPQPILAHIWALCDIKQIGKLNDEQFALAMWLIARCLKGIEPPVTLTAEMVPPSFRNSKPIDGLVENNNTRYSNPELDMITKDIEELSREKLLLETDITQKEADLKIKSGEIKSLQSELDTLAATLKQLENQKGEAQKRLNDLKAQKSQVDGEIESVNKEFEDQSAKVDKLRVQAAEQAEMVKTQETELNSKKEQLEGLRAEEERLEKQKAESINKLKTLSLSLQDTQLSISQAKALITQLQEQTRQMNDAISACDSTIETNDISQIPDGLLKIKPEFRNSEYKKILDEETKTQNGFDIDPFSNQNGHSSVGFDVDPFQNDPFKKQDAFSNDQFSVKFSETNNTFSSDPFGGSFSTNSGQDDPFNAFDNPQNKSATTEADKDPFGCDPFAILHAPTRDGSAPPRPSSPSPALPPKKSKNPPPRPAPPRPQPPNLKKSQQADAFGSDPFGNRGGFADFSDFDAKP from the exons ATGGCTGCGTTGCCGTCTCCTACACAG GTAGCAGGAAATAATAGTGCCATATATGAAGCTTATTATAATGTG gTTGATCCAAAAGGCTATGGAACCGTTGGTGGTATGGAAGCTGCTCGTTTCCTCAAGAAGTCTGGATTAAGTGATGTTATTCTTTCTAAAATATGGGACATGTCAGATCCTGGCGGGAGAGGTTGCTTGGATAAAACAGGAATATTCATTGCTTTGAAATTAGTTGCTTTGGTTCAAAATGGACATGATTTGAATATATCCAATATTAATATGGATATTCCACCTCCTAAAATG gGAGATGTTCCCTTACCTAAACCTTCTAAACCTCCACCTCCAAGAAGCTCTTTAATCACATCCAACATACAAACATCTGTAGACTGGACTATAAAACCTTCAGAAAGAGATAAATATGATAAGCTATTCGATTCATTGCAACCCGCAAACGGACTAATCCCTGGAAATAAG gTCAAAAATCTCTTAATGGAGTCAAAACTACCATTTTTAACTTTAGGAAAAATTTGGGATCTAGCTGATCAAGATAAAGATGGTATGCTAAATAGGCATGAATTTGTAGTG GCCATGCATTTAGTTTACAAAGCTCTTGATAGGTATGCTATTCCTACCACTTTACCTCCCGAACTATTGGAACAAGTATCTGCAAAAACAAGCACTTTGGCTAAAAATAAAGAAGCTGTTAAAACTGATCTTCCGCCTTTGACAATACCAACATCAATATCTCCCATACCAACCAAAACAGTTTCTCATATGGCACCTATACCACCACTTCTGAATTGGGTAGTATCCaatgaagaaaaagagaaaTCAGATGCTCTTTTTATGAAAAGTGATATTGACAAGGACGGTTTTGTGAATGGACATGAaattaaagatatatttttgcaGTCTGGAGTACCACAACCAATTTTAGCTCATATCTG GGCCCTTTGTGATATTAAACAAATTGGTAAACTAAACGATGAACAATTTGCATTGGCTATGTGGCTGATTGCTAGATGCTTAAAAGGCATTGAACCTCCTGTCACTTTAACAGCTGAAATGGTACCTCCCAGTTTTCGTAATAGCAAACCAATAGATGGCCTTgtg gaaaataataatactaGGTACTCAAATCCAGAATTAGACATGATTACCAAAGATATAGAAGAACTATCTAGAGAAAAATTACTATTAGAGACAGATATTACACAGAAAGAGGCTGACCTAAAAATTAAGAGTGGAGAAATAAAGAGTCTTCAAAGTGAATTAGATACTTTGGCGGCTACTTTGAAACAATTAGAAAATCAGAAAGGAGAAGCACAAAAACGACTTAACGATTTGAAAGCACAG AAATCACAGGTGGATGGGGAAATAGAAAGCGTTAATAAAGAGTTTGAAGATCAGTCAGCAAAG GTTGACAAGTTAAGAGTTCAAGCTGCAGAACAAGCAGAAATGGTGAAAACTCAGGAAACTGAATTGAATAGTAAAAAAGAACAATTAGAAGGACTTCGTGCAGAAGAAGAACGTTTAGAAAAACAAAAGGCagaaagtataaataaattgaaaactctTTCTCTGAGTTTACAAGATACACAATTGAGTATCAGTCAG GCAAAAGCTTTGATAACACAACTACAAGAACAAACACGACAAATGAATGATGCTATTTCAGCATGTGATTCCACAATTGAGACAAATGATATTTCCCAAATACCCGACGGTCTACTTAAAATCAAACCTGAATTTAGGAATTCTGAATATAAGAAGATTTTGGATGAAGAAACAAAGACTCAg aaTGGATTTGATATTGACCCATTCAGTAACCAAAATGGTCATTCTTCTGTTGGATTTGATGTAGATCCTTTTCAAAACG ATCCTTTCAAGAAGCAGGATGCTTTTTCCAACGATCAGTTCTCTGTTAAATTTTCGGAAACGAAC aatacgtTCTCCTCGGATCCTTTTGGAGGTTCATTTTCGACAAATAGTGGACAAGATGATCCCTTTAATGCATTTGATAATCCTCAAAATAAATCTGCAACCACAGag gcTGATAAAGATCCATTTGGTTGTGATCCTTTTGCAATATTGCATGCACCAACAAGAGATGGTTCGGCTCCACCCCGACCCAGCAGTCCTAGTCCCGCTTTACCTCCTAAGAAGAGTAAAAACCCTCCGCCGCGACCTGCTCCGCCTAGGCCACAACcaccaaacttgaaaaaatctCAACAAGCTGACGCCTTTGGTAGTGATCCTTTCGGAAACAGAGGTGGATTTGCTGATTTTTCGGATTTTGATGCTAAG CCTTAA